In the Streptomyces sp. 3214.6 genome, ATCGCGGAGCCCTGGGACGTCGGCGAGGGCGGCTACCAGGTCGGGAACTTCCCGCCGCTGTGGACCGAGTGGAACGGCAAGTACCGCGACACCGTGCGGGATGTGTGGCGGGGGGAGTCGCGCGCGGTCGGCGAGTTCGCCTCCCGGCTGACCGGCTCCTCCGACCTCTACCAGGACGACGGCCGCCGGCCGCTGGCCTCCATCAACTTCGTGACCTGCCACGACGGGTTCACCCTGCACGACCTGGTCTCCTACGACACCAAGCACAACCAGGCCAACGGGGAGGACAACCGGGACGGCGAGAGCCACAACCGGTCGTGGAACTGCGGCGCGGAGGGCGAGAGCGACGACCCGGAGGTGCTGCGGCTGCGGGCGCGGCAGATGCGCAATTTCGTCGCCACGCTGATGCTGTCCCAGGGCGTGCCCATGATCAGCCATGGGGATGAGTTCGGCCGCACCCAGAAGGGCAACAACAACGCCTACTGCCAGGACAGCGAGCTGTCCTGGGTCGAGTGGCCCGAGGCCGACGAAGGCGGAGCGGGGGAAGCCGGAGCAGGGGGAACCGGAGCGGACCTGCTGGAGTTCACGCGCGCGTTGGTGTGGCTGCGCAAGGAGCACCCCGTCTTCCGGCGGCGCCGCTTCTTCCACGGCCGGCCCGTGGAGGGCACCCACGACGAGCTGTCGGACATCGCCTGGTTCACGCCCGAGGGGACGGAGATGACACCGCGGGACTGGGACCGGGCGCAGGCGTCCGCTCTGTCGGTGTTCCTCAACGGCAACGCGATCTCCGAGCCGGGCGCGCGCGGCGAACGGATCACCGACGACTCCTTCCTGCTGATGTTCAACGCCTCGGCCAAACCACTGGAGTTCGTGGTTCCGGTCGACCACGGCCGTCAGTGGCAGGTCGTCGTGGACACGGCGAACCCGGAGGCGGTGGCGCAGGGTGCGGGCACGAAGGTGCAGGCCGGGGCACGGCTGACACTGGTCGACCGCAGCATGACGGTGCTGCAACGGCCCACCCGGCCCCTGTGAGGGGCTCTGAAGGGCTCTGAGGAGGGATCTGAAGAGGGGTGACCCGACTCGCCCGGAGGGGGTGTGACAGGAAACGCGGCGGGGCGGGTACGTAGGTGGTCATGACCCCTGAGCGACGTGCCGCCCCTGTTCCCGTGCCGCCCACGGCGACCTACCGGCTGCAGCTGCAGCCCGCGTTCCCGTTCCGGGCCGCCGCGGCGGCCGTGCCGTACCTGGCCTCGCTCGGCGTCTCACATCTGCATCTGTCCCCCGTCCTGGAGGCCGTGCCCGGATCCCCGCACGGCTACGACGTCGTCGACCCCACGCGCGTGCGTACGGAACTGGGCGGCGAGGAGGGGCTGCGGGAGCTGGCGCGCACCGCGCGCGAGCACGGGCTCGGCCTGGTGGTGGACATCGTGCCCAACCACATGGCGATGGCCCCGCGCCACAACCGCGCCCTGTGGGAGGTGCTGCGCGAGGGGCCGGGCTCGCCGTACGCGCGCTGGTTCGACATCGACTGGGAGGCGCAGGGCGGCCAGGTGCTGCTGCCGGTGCTGGGCGGTCCGGTGGGGGCGGAGCTGGCGCACCTGCGGGTGGACGGCGACGTCCTGCGCTACCACGACCACGTCTTCCCGCTGCGCGAGGGCACCGCGGACCTGCCGCTGCCGCGGCTGCTGGACGCCCAGTGGTACCGGCCGGCGTGGTGGCGGCTGGCCCGCACCGAACTGAACTACCGGCGCTTCTTCAGCATCTCGGAGCTCATCGGGGTGCGGGTGGAGGATCCGGAGGTGTTCGAGGCCACCCACGGCACGATCCTGCGGCTGCTGCACGAGGGCGTGGTGGACGGGCTGCGCGTCGACCACCCCGACGGCCTCGCCGACCCCGACGGCTACCTGGAGCGGCTGCACGGGGCGAGCCGCGGCCGCTGGACGGTCGTCGAGAAGATCCTGGCCGACGGGGAGCGGCTGCCGGACTCCTGGCCGGTCGCCGGCACCACCGGCTACGACGCCCTGCGCCGCGTCGACGGCCTCTTCACCGACCCCGCGGGCGCCGGGGAGCTCCTGGGCCACTACCGGCGCTTCGCGGCCCCGCAGACGGACCGGGGCGGCGACTGGGCGGCGACGGTGCGGCGGGCGGCGTACGGGGTGCTCGGCCACGAGTTGGCGGCCGAGACGGAGCGGCTGACCCGGGCGGCGTCCCGGGTGTGCGCCACGTCGGCCGACCCCGCGCTGCGGGACCGGGCGCCCTGGGCCCTGCGCACGGCCCTGGAGGAACTGCTCGTCCGTCTGGAGGTGTACCGGCCGTACGCCTCGGGCGACCCGGCGGCTGTCGTCACCGAGGAGGCCGCCGAAGCGGCCCGGCAGGCGTTCGTGGTGCCGCAGGAGGCGGGCGCTGTCGACGTGGTGCGGGGCCTGGTGCTGGGCGGGGAGGGGCCGTCGGGGGCGGAGTTCCGGGCGCGGTTCGCGCAGACGTCGTCCGCGCTGCGGGCCAAGTCGGTGGAGGACACGGCGTTCTACCGGTATGTGCCGCTGCTGTCGGCGAACGAGGTGGGCGGCGACCCGGGTGCCCCGGGTGTGTCCCCGGCCGGCTTCCACACGTACTGCGCGCGCGTGCAGCGCGACTGGCCGGCCACCGGGACGGTCGTGTCGACGCACGACACCAAGCGCAGCGCCGACGTGCGCGCCGCGCTCGCCGTGCTCACCGAGTGCCCGCAGCGCTGGGCGGACGTCCTGGAGCAGGCCATGCGCACGCGGGAGGACGCGACGGACGGCGCGGCGGACGGCCCGGCGGACGCCATGGCGGACGCGCAGCTGGCGTGGGCGGCCTGGCAGACGGTCTTCGGGCTCGGCCCGGCGGCCCCGGAGCGCGTCCAGGAGGCACTGCTGAAGCATGTGCGCGAGGCGGGGCTGTACACGAGCTGGACGGAGCAGGAGCCGCCGTACGAGGAGGCGGTGGCCGCGTTCGTGGCGGCGGGGCCGTGCGGGGCGCCGGGCGAGGGGGTGGCCGCGCTGCGCGCCGCCCTGGAGCCGTACGTCCGGGCGAACGTGCTCGGCACGGCGCTGGTGCATCTGACGATGCCGGGGGTGCCGGACCTCTACCAGGGCACGGAGAGCGAGTACCGGGCGCTGGTGGACCCGGACAACCGGCGCCCGGTGCGGTTCCCTCCGGCGGATCCCGGCGTCAAGGACGCGGTCACGGCGGCCGCGCTGCGGCTGCGCCGACGGCGGCCGGACGCCTTCGGGGAGAGGGCGACCTACGAGCCGCTGCCGGCCGAGGGAGCGGCCGCGGAGCACTGTCTGGCGTTCGCGCGCTCCGGCCGGGTCGTCACGGCCGTGACGCGGCTGTCGCTGCGGCTGGCGGGGACGGGGGGCTGGCGCGAGACCCGGCTGACGCTGCCGCCGGGGCGATGGGTCGACGTCCTGGCCGAGGAACGGGAGCCCGCCCGCGCGTTCACGGGGCACGCGCGCGTGGCGGACCTCTTCGAGCGGCTGCCGGTGGCGCTGCTGGAGCGGGCGGACTGAGCGGGTACGCGCATCCGAGCGCCCCCCGGAGCCTCCCGAAGGCTCCCGAAGGCTCCCCCCGGGCGTCCTTGACAGTTCACAGAGACCGTGGGGTACTGCGGATGCGAAGGCCGGGCGGACGAATACGGGGGTGAGTCTCCTGCCGGAGCTGCGCTACCCCACGGTGACCGAACTGACCACTTTTGCCCGGATGTTGGCCACACACCAGCCCGGTATGTGCGCGCTGCGGCAGGTGGGGGTCTCCCGGGCGGGCCGGCCACTGCACCTGTTGTCCGTGGGACATGCCCGGCGGGCCGTGCTCGTCGTGGCGGGCGCCCACGCCAACGAGCCGACCGGGGGTTCGACGCTGCTGGCGCTCGCCGAACGGGTGCTGTACGAGCGGGAGTTGCGGGACGGGACGTCGTGGCACTTTCTGCTCTGCGCGGACCCCGACGGGGCGAGTCTGCATGTGACCCCGGCGCCGCGCAGTCTGCTGGAGTACCACCTCGGCTTCTTCCGGCCCGCCGGTCCGGAACAGCCGGAGTGGTCCCCCGCCGTGCTGCCGCCGGACCGGCTGCCGCCCGAGACGCGCGCGTTGACCCAGGTCATCGACGAGGTGCGGCCCTATCTCCAGGTGACCCTGCACGGCACCGATCTGGGCGGCAGCTGGGTGCAGTTGACGAAGGACATCCCCGGACTCGCCGAGCCCTTCGCCAAGTCCGCGGCCCAACTGCACATCCCGGTGGAGACGGGCGCCTCCGACGCGGCGGGCTGGCCGGCGTCGGGGCCCGGGGTGCATGTGATGCCGGCCGCCGGGGCGGACGCGGCGTACCCGAGCATGCCGGACGACGCACGGCACAGCACCTGGTACCACGCCCACCGCTACGGCGGTCTGACCGCGGTGGTGGAGGTGCCGATGTGGGCGAGCGACATGGTGGACGACCCCGCCCCGCATCCCGCCCCGGCCGCGGCGATCCGGCGGTTGGCGCGGCGGCTGCTGCGGGACACGACGGAGGTCGAGCGGGTCCTCGTAGAGGCGCTGCCGCGGCTCGAGGGCGTCGACGGGCCTCTGCTGCGGGCGGCCAGATGGTCGCTGGAGCTGGTGCCGGGGCTGGCCGCGGACTGGACTGACACCCCGCCCGCGGCCACGACGATGGCGTACGTCGGCAGCGTCGACGCCTTCGCCCGCCGGCTGCCGTTGCGGGCGGCGGCGATGCTGTGGCGGGTGTTGCAGGAGAGCGACGACTGTGCGGCCCCGCGCCTGCAGCAGCTCGTTCAGCTGTGGAGCGACGCCTTCGCCGACCGCTTCCGGGCCCGCTGGGTGCCGTTGGAGCACCAGGTCGAGCACCAGTCCCGCACGGTCGTCGCGGCGGCCCTGCACGCCCGGGAGCGGGCGGCGTAGGGCCGCCCGCGCCCGTCCGGGTCAGACCTCGGGGGTCTGGTCGTCGTCCAGGGCGAACACCGCTCCCGTCATGGCCTCCCGTTCGCAGTCGTTGCCGAAGGTGTGCCGGTAGTCGACCGGGCGTCCGTTCCACCGCCCCTGCGCGCGGACGGTCACCGGGGCGTACATGAGCGTGCAGACGCGGCTGCTGTCCCCGGCGACGGCGTTCATGTCCCCGCCGGCCCGGGCCAGGACGTCGCAGGCCTCGGCGGCGCGGGAGTGGCCCTGCGGCGGGTCGCACAGCAGCAGGGTGCCGCGGGTGTCGCTGGAGCGGGAGTCGCCCCGGGTGACGGTGAGCTCGAGCCAGTTGCCCGGCAGGGAGTCGGCGGCGTCGCGGGAGGCCGCCAGGGCGGGGGCGGCGCCGACGGCGAGGAGGAGGGCGGCCGCGGCCGGCAGGGCGCGTCGGACGGCTTTCGCTGGACAGAGATCGTTGAGGAAGTGCGTCATTCCCGGTGCATCGGCACGGCGGGACGGCTACCCCAGTCCGACTCACCCGAACGGCCAGGGGCGGGTTCGGCGGCGCGCCGGCCGGCCAGCTCGAACGCGGCGAGCACGACCCGCGCCTGGTACTCCGCCTGGCGGGCGACGGGGATCCAGCGCGCCCCGCAGTCCTCCTGGTAGCCGGCGCACCAGGCGTCGATGAGCCGGTCCAGCTCGGGCAGCACGCCCGAGGGGTCGCGGCCGGCGCCGCGGACGAGCTGGTGCAGCAGGCCCGCCGTCCGCACGGCGATCCGGCGGCCGGCGATGCGCAGCGCGGTCAGATGGCCGGTGCTGAGCGGCGGGAGCGGGCGAGCGGGGTCGGCGGTGTCGGGGTCCCAGGCGTTCGCGAGGCCGGGGCAGACCAGGAGGTGGTCGTTCACCGGGGCGAGCAGCCGCGCCGTGTCCGGGGTGCCGGCGAGGTGGGGCCGCACGCGCGCGAGGATGCGTTCCAGCACCTGGACGTCGTGGCGCAGGGCGCCGCTCACGGCCCGCAGCACCGCGTCCCGGGCGGCGGGCGGCGAGCCGTCCTCGACGGCGGCGACGCCCCACATGGGGGCCTCGACGACCGCGGTGAGCGTGCCGTGCCGGTGCGGGTGGTACCAGGTCGACTCGACGGCGGCCTCGGTGATGGCGGCGGCCAGATCGCGCGGGCGCGGCGGCGGGATTTGGTAGACGGCGGGACCCAGCCGCGACCAGTACAGGGTGTCGTAGGGGCCGAGTTCTCGGGGGATGCCGAGGCGGGCGGCGGCGTGGGCGACCCGCTGGGCGAGTAAGGGCAGGTCACGGGTGAGTTCCACAAAGGCGCCGCCGATGTCGACGCCGTGCAGCGAGCACTGGAAGAAAGGTTTCAGCTCGTCCTGGAGGCGGAGCAGCGCACGGGTCTCCGGCAGTGTGGCGGCGGCCGCGCCGTCGGGCAGCCACTCGGGCTGTTCCAGGAAACCGGGCCGGAAGAAGTTCCGGAAGTATCGGCCGAGGCTGTAGGGGCCGGTCAGCCAGCCCTCGTTGCGGCGCAGACCGTCGGGGTCGAGGCAGAGCAGCAGGTTCCAGGTGGCGTCGGCGCCGACGGTGAGCCGCGGGTCGGCGAGGACGCGGTCGGCCAGCCGCAGCACGGTGGCGCCGCCGACCGGCTCGTTGGCGTGCGGTCCGGCGACGACGAGCGCCTGGCGGGCGCCCCGGCCGAGAGAGAGCAGCCACAGGGGCGTGCCCGCGCGGGAGACCCCGACGCGGCGCAGCCGGACGTCCCCGGGGCTGCGGACGGTGAGCGCGGCCGCGCGGGCCGCGAGTTCGTCCACGGTCGGGTAGCGGAGGAGGGGCGGCAGGGCACACCTCCACAGGGCGGTGCCGTCGGTTCACCTGGCGTGTCTGGAGTACGACAGTGGGTCATGGGTCGGGGGTACGTCAACACCGCGACGGGTGAGGGGACTTGAGCGGGTTCAACTCACCGAGAGACGGAACGCCATGCGCCCGAAGGCGACCTGGTCGCCCTCGCGGACCACGGCCGCGCCGATGACGCGGCGGCCGTTGACGGTCGTGCCGTTGGTCGAGCCGAGGTCGCGCAGCACCCACATGCCGCTCTGCCGGGAGAGTTCGGCGTGCACCCGCGAGACGCTGTCGTGGGTCAGCCTGAGGCCGCTCGCCGGGTCGCGGCCGATGCGCAGCGCGCGGTCGGTGCCCGGGTGCGGCAGCAACAGCTTGGGCAGCCGCTCGGCCTGCCAGGCCCGGCGCAGCCGGACCGTGAAGCCGGAGACCGCCTCGACGGCGCCGAAGACCACCCGGGAGAAGCGGCTCTCCGCGGGCAGATCGGCGGTGAGGACGGCGAGCTCGTCCGAGCGGCGGGCGGCGAGGGCCAGCTCCATGCGCCGGATGAACGTGTCGTGCGACAGACGCCCCAGGGCGACGCCGTCACGCAGCACCTTCAGCGCCCGGTCGCGCTCCGCGTCCGACAACCGCGCGGGGTACGTGTTGAACTCGAAAGACGACGTCACGTTGGTGATTGTCGGTCAGTGAACCCTGGGTGTCCAGAAAACGGGAAAGAGGGTGTCCGCGGAGCGCACGGCTCCCGGTTGGAGGACGATGGAGGCGCTACATCACGGTGAGCAGACGAAGGGGACGTCCGTGCAGTTCGAGGTGTGGGCACCGCAGGCCGACCGTGTGACGCTCCGGTGCGACGGCGCCACGCGCGCGTTGGAGCGCGATCCGGGGCGGGCGGGATGGTGGACCGGTGAGGCGCAGGCCGCGGACGGCACGCGATACGGCTTCGCGGTGGACGACGGCCCCGTGCGCCCCGACCCGCGCTCGCGCCGCCAGCCGGACGGCCCCGAGGGGCTGAGCGCGGTCGTCGACCACGGCCGCTACGCGTGGCGTACGCCGTGGTCGGGGCGCCCGCTGCCGGGCGCGGTCCTGTACGAGCTGCACGTGGGCACGTACACCCCCGCCGGCACCCTGGACGCGGCCGCCGAACGCCTGGAGCACCTCGCCGAACTCGGCGTCACCCACGTCGAGTTGATGCCCCTGTGCTCCTTCCCCGGCCGACACGGCTGGGGGTACGACGGGGTGTCGCCGTGGGCGGTGCACGAGCCGTACGGCGGTCCCGAGGCGCTGAAGCGGTTCGTCGACCGGGCCCACGAGCTCGGGCTGGGCGTCGTGCTGGACGTGGTGCACAACCATCTGGGCCCGTCCGGCAACCATCTGCCCGAGTTCGGCCCTTACTTCACCGACACGCACCACACGCCGTGGGGCACGGCCGTCAACCTGGACGCGCCCGGCTCGGACGAGGTGCGCGCCTATCTGCTGGGCAGCGCGCTGGCCTGGCTGCGCGACTACCGGCTCGACGGGCTGCGCCTGGACGCGGTGCACGCGCTCGCGGACACGCGCGCGTACCCCTTCCTGGAGGAGCTGGCCGCGGCCGTTGACGCCCTCCGGGCGGAGACGGGCCGGCCGCTGTTCCTGATCGCCGAGTCCGACCTCAACGACCCGCGGCTGATCACGCCGCGTCGGCAGGGCGGCGTCGGCCTGCACGCGCAGTGGAACGACGACTTCCACCACGCCCTGCACACCGCGCTCACCGGCGAGTCCCAGGGCTACTACGGCGACTTCGCGCGCGACCCGTTCGCCGCGCTCGCCAAGACCCTCACCGGCGGCTACTTCCACGACGGCACGTACTCCGGTTTCCGGGGCCGCCGGCACGGCCGGCCGCTGGACCGCTCCCGGGTGCCCGCGCACCGGCTCCTCGGGTACGCCCAGACCCACGACCAGGTCGGCAACCGCGCCCAGGGCGACCGCCTCTCGGCGTCCCTCTCCCCGGGCCTGCTGGCGTGCGCGGCCGCGCTGACGCTGACCGCCCCGTTCACGCCGATGCTGTTCATGGGCGAGGAGTGGGCGGCGGGCACCCCCTGGCAGTACTTCACCGACCACACCGACCCGGAGCTCGCCGAGGCCGTACGGCGGGGCAGGCGGCGGGAGTTCGCGGCGCACGGCTGGGCCGAGGAGGACGTGCCCGACCCGCAGGACCCGGCGACGCGCGAGCGCTCCTGCCTGGACTGGTCCGAGCCGCGGCGCGAACCGCACGCGCGCGTGCTGGCCTGGTACCGCGAGCTGATCGCGCTGCGGCACGCGCAGCCCGACCTCACCGATCCCGACCTGGCCGACACCAAGGTCGCCCATGACGCGCAGGCGCGCTGGCTGGCCTTCCGGCGCGGCGACGTCCGGGTGGCCGTCAACCTCGGCAAAGCGCCGGCCGCGATCCCCCTGGGCCCGCGCCCCGCCCGTGTCCTCGCCGCATGGGAGCCGGTGGCCGCCCCGGGTGCTGACGGCCTGTTGCATGTGCCCGGGGAGGCGTGCGTCGTCCTGGAGCAGGAGTGAGCGCCGCTACTCCCACCCCTCCTCGTCCGCCCCGCCCTCGCCGCGTTCCCCGTCCTCGCGGAACTCGGTGACCCGTTCCAGCAGGATCGCCTCCCAGGCGCGCCGCAGCCGCGTGCGCGGGAGGGTGAGCGCCTCGACGGCGCGTGGGCCCGTGTCGTGGGCGTCGAGGTGCTGTGCGAGGTGGACGACGGTGTCGCAGCGGGCGAGCCACAGGCCGCGCAGGCAGGGGCGGGCGCCGTATCCGGCGAGGGTGGCGGCGCGGACGGCGGCGCCGGAGCCGACGGCGAGGGCCAGACCGGCGATGTCCTCGGCGGGGTCCCCGATGACCGCGTCGGTCCAGTCGAGGACGCCGCGTACCCGGCCGTCGGCGCTCACCACGAGGTGTTCGCCCCGCAGGGCGTGGTGGACGAGCACGGCGGTGGCGGGCTGCGCGGCGAGTTGGGCCGCGCCGGCGGGGGTGAGCTGGTGGAGGCGGGCGGCGTCGAACTCGTCGGCGCGGGCTAGGCGTTCGGCGGCGGTTACGGCCATCCGGCGCAGCGCCTCCAGGGAGCGTGGGGCGGTCCGCGGCACGCCGAGCGTCTCGGCCTGCCGGGGCGGCACCTCGCGCAGTCCCCTGAGCAGTCCGGCGAGGTCGGCCTCGCCGACGGCCGACACGTCGTGCTCCTCGGCCGTGCTTCCGGGCAGCCTGGTGTCGAGGGTGTAGGCGAGCCCCGGTGACCACTCACCGTGCGCGACGCTGGTCGGCACGGCGACCGGGATGTGCGGGCGGACGAGGTCGCGCAGTCGCAGTTCACGGCGGCGGCGCAGGGCCGCCTCGCGGTCGGCGGCGAGGCGCAGCACGTGGCGGGAGCCGACCCACCAGGTGGTGTGCGCGCCGCCCTCGGCGACGGGCCGTACCTCCGGCCCGATGCCGCGGGCGCCGCCCTCCTCGAGGAGCGCGCGGACCAGTCGGCGGACGGTGTCCGCGGTGGGTGTCGGTGCCTGGGTCATGGTCGCGCCGCTGCCGTTCGGGGTGGGTGCCGGGGACTCCTGAAGGGTGGATCAGTCCACTATGACCAGCTCACGGGTGGTGTTGTTGAGACGGCGTCCGCCGTCCTCGGTGACGGTGACGATGTCCTCGATGCGTACCCCGAACCGGCCCGGCAGGTACACGCCGGGCTCCACGGAGAAGCACATGCCGGGCACCAGGGGCCGCTCCTCGCCCTCGATCATGTAGGGCGGCTCATGGGTGGTGACGCCGATGCCGTGCCCGGTGCGGTGGATGAAGTACGCGCCGTAACCGGCGTCGGCGATGACGGCGCGGGCGGCCCGGTCGACCTCCTGACAGGCGACGCCGGGCCGGACCGCACGAAAGCCCGCCTCCTGGGCCTCGCGCACGACGTCGTGGACGCGGCGCTCCTCGTCGGTGGGCTCACCGACGTGGACGGTGCGGGAGGTGTCGGAGCCGTAACCGTCCTTGAGGCCGCCGAAGTCGAGGACGACCATGTCGCCGCGCTCGATGACCCGGTCGCCGACCTCGTGGTGCGGGTTGGCGCCGTTGGGCCCGGAGGCGACGATGGTGAAGTCGACCTGGGAGTGCCCGAACCGGCGCAGCAGGTCGGCGAGGTCGGCGCCGACCTCCGTCTCCCGGCGTCCAGCGAAGGGAACCTTCCGGATCTCCTCGTACGTTGCGTCTGCGGCCGCTCCCGCGGCCGCCATGAGCTCCAGCTCGGCCGCGTCCTTGACGGCGCGAAGCATGGGCAGGGCCTCGGTGAGGGAGGCGTAGGAGGTGGCGGGCAGGGTCTTCTGCAGGCCCAGCAGGTGCATCGCCCAGGCGTTGTCGCTGATCCCGAACCGGCCGCCCGTGTCGAGGAGGCCCGAGGTGAGGGCGTAGGGGTCCTTGCCGTCGGTCCAGTCCCGCAGGGTGAGTGCCGGGGCGCCGACCGCCTTCGCGGCGTCGGGGGCCTCCAGGGTCGGCACGACGAGGACGGGGTCTTGGCCGGCGGCCAGGACGAGCAGGGTGAGCCGTTCGGTGGCGGCGGTGGGCGCATACCCGGTGAGCCAGACGAGATCGGGTCCGGGCGCCACGAGCAGTCCGGCGAGTCCGGCGTCGGCGGCCTCGCGCGCCGCCCGCTCCATGCGGGCCCGGTAGTCGTCGGCGGTGAAGGGCGCGGGGGCGGTGCCGGTCATCCGGGCCTCCCAATGAAGAACGTAGTGAAAAACGTGGCGACTGAGGTGTGACGGACGTGGTGACACCGGTGTGGTGACCACGGGCAGCATCCTGCCCGTACGGCGGGGGTCGCGCGAGCCGATTGCGGGGGGTTTCGCACGGGTGGGCGGCCCGGATCAGGCGTCCAGGGCCATGCGCAGGCCGAGGAGCAGCAGCACACCGCCGGACACCTGCTCCAGGCGACGGCGCACCCCGGCCCGGGACAGGACGGTCTTCAGCCGGCCCACGCACCACACGTACAGGCCGTAGTAGCCGACCTCGTAGAGCGCCCAGAGCGCGGCGAGTACCACCATGGTCGGCAGATGCGGGGCGTCTTTCGGTACGAACTGCGGCAGGAAGGACAGGGCGAACACGGCCGCCTTGGGGTTGGCGAGGTTCAGCAGCAGTCCGCCCCGGTAGGAGGCCCAGCCGCGCTGTTCGACGCCCTCCCAGTCACCGTCGCCCCGCTCGCCGCCCTGCTCCGTCCGGCGGGCCTGCCACAGCGCTCGGCCGCCGAGCCAGACGAGCACGACGGCGCCGACGACCCGCAGCACGTCGTACGCCACCTGGGAGGCCGTCAGCAGGGCGCTCAGGCCGAACGCGGCGACGACGCCCCAGACGAACACCCCGGTCTCGTTGCCGAGGACGGTCAGGAAGCCGGAGCGGCGGCTGCGCA is a window encoding:
- a CDS encoding aminopeptidase P family protein encodes the protein MTGTAPAPFTADDYRARMERAAREAADAGLAGLLVAPGPDLVWLTGYAPTAATERLTLLVLAAGQDPVLVVPTLEAPDAAKAVGAPALTLRDWTDGKDPYALTSGLLDTGGRFGISDNAWAMHLLGLQKTLPATSYASLTEALPMLRAVKDAAELELMAAAGAAADATYEEIRKVPFAGRRETEVGADLADLLRRFGHSQVDFTIVASGPNGANPHHEVGDRVIERGDMVVLDFGGLKDGYGSDTSRTVHVGEPTDEERRVHDVVREAQEAGFRAVRPGVACQEVDRAARAVIADAGYGAYFIHRTGHGIGVTTHEPPYMIEGEERPLVPGMCFSVEPGVYLPGRFGVRIEDIVTVTEDGGRRLNNTTRELVIVD
- a CDS encoding M14 family zinc carboxypeptidase, with amino-acid sequence MSLLPELRYPTVTELTTFARMLATHQPGMCALRQVGVSRAGRPLHLLSVGHARRAVLVVAGAHANEPTGGSTLLALAERVLYERELRDGTSWHFLLCADPDGASLHVTPAPRSLLEYHLGFFRPAGPEQPEWSPAVLPPDRLPPETRALTQVIDEVRPYLQVTLHGTDLGGSWVQLTKDIPGLAEPFAKSAAQLHIPVETGASDAAGWPASGPGVHVMPAAGADAAYPSMPDDARHSTWYHAHRYGGLTAVVEVPMWASDMVDDPAPHPAPAAAIRRLARRLLRDTTEVERVLVEALPRLEGVDGPLLRAARWSLELVPGLAADWTDTPPAATTMAYVGSVDAFARRLPLRAAAMLWRVLQESDDCAAPRLQQLVQLWSDAFADRFRARWVPLEHQVEHQSRTVVAAALHARERAA
- a CDS encoding SSI family serine proteinase inhibitor, which codes for MTHFLNDLCPAKAVRRALPAAAALLLAVGAAPALAASRDAADSLPGNWLELTVTRGDSRSSDTRGTLLLCDPPQGHSRAAEACDVLARAGGDMNAVAGDSSRVCTLMYAPVTVRAQGRWNGRPVDYRHTFGNDCEREAMTGAVFALDDDQTPEV
- a CDS encoding DUF1707 and FHA domain-containing protein translates to MTSSFEFNTYPARLSDAERDRALKVLRDGVALGRLSHDTFIRRMELALAARRSDELAVLTADLPAESRFSRVVFGAVEAVSGFTVRLRRAWQAERLPKLLLPHPGTDRALRIGRDPASGLRLTHDSVSRVHAELSRQSGMWVLRDLGSTNGTTVNGRRVIGAAVVREGDQVAFGRMAFRLSVS
- the treZ gene encoding malto-oligosyltrehalose trehalohydrolase, with protein sequence MQFEVWAPQADRVTLRCDGATRALERDPGRAGWWTGEAQAADGTRYGFAVDDGPVRPDPRSRRQPDGPEGLSAVVDHGRYAWRTPWSGRPLPGAVLYELHVGTYTPAGTLDAAAERLEHLAELGVTHVELMPLCSFPGRHGWGYDGVSPWAVHEPYGGPEALKRFVDRAHELGLGVVLDVVHNHLGPSGNHLPEFGPYFTDTHHTPWGTAVNLDAPGSDEVRAYLLGSALAWLRDYRLDGLRLDAVHALADTRAYPFLEELAAAVDALRAETGRPLFLIAESDLNDPRLITPRRQGGVGLHAQWNDDFHHALHTALTGESQGYYGDFARDPFAALAKTLTGGYFHDGTYSGFRGRRHGRPLDRSRVPAHRLLGYAQTHDQVGNRAQGDRLSASLSPGLLACAAALTLTAPFTPMLFMGEEWAAGTPWQYFTDHTDPELAEAVRRGRRREFAAHGWAEEDVPDPQDPATRERSCLDWSEPRREPHARVLAWYRELIALRHAQPDLTDPDLADTKVAHDAQARWLAFRRGDVRVAVNLGKAPAAIPLGPRPARVLAAWEPVAAPGADGLLHVPGEACVVLEQE
- a CDS encoding M14 family zinc carboxypeptidase; amino-acid sequence: MDELAARAAALTVRSPGDVRLRRVGVSRAGTPLWLLSLGRGARQALVVAGPHANEPVGGATVLRLADRVLADPRLTVGADATWNLLLCLDPDGLRRNEGWLTGPYSLGRYFRNFFRPGFLEQPEWLPDGAAAATLPETRALLRLQDELKPFFQCSLHGVDIGGAFVELTRDLPLLAQRVAHAAARLGIPRELGPYDTLYWSRLGPAVYQIPPPRPRDLAAAITEAAVESTWYHPHRHGTLTAVVEAPMWGVAAVEDGSPPAARDAVLRAVSGALRHDVQVLERILARVRPHLAGTPDTARLLAPVNDHLLVCPGLANAWDPDTADPARPLPPLSTGHLTALRIAGRRIAVRTAGLLHQLVRGAGRDPSGVLPELDRLIDAWCAGYQEDCGARWIPVARQAEYQARVVLAAFELAGRRAAEPAPGRSGESDWGSRPAVPMHRE
- a CDS encoding aminoglycoside phosphotransferase family protein, which produces MTQAPTPTADTVRRLVRALLEEGGARGIGPEVRPVAEGGAHTTWWVGSRHVLRLAADREAALRRRRELRLRDLVRPHIPVAVPTSVAHGEWSPGLAYTLDTRLPGSTAEEHDVSAVGEADLAGLLRGLREVPPRQAETLGVPRTAPRSLEALRRMAVTAAERLARADEFDAARLHQLTPAGAAQLAAQPATAVLVHHALRGEHLVVSADGRVRGVLDWTDAVIGDPAEDIAGLALAVGSGAAVRAATLAGYGARPCLRGLWLARCDTVVHLAQHLDAHDTGPRAVEALTLPRTRLRRAWEAILLERVTEFREDGERGEGGADEEGWE
- the treY gene encoding malto-oligosyltrehalose synthase codes for the protein MTPERRAAPVPVPPTATYRLQLQPAFPFRAAAAAVPYLASLGVSHLHLSPVLEAVPGSPHGYDVVDPTRVRTELGGEEGLRELARTAREHGLGLVVDIVPNHMAMAPRHNRALWEVLREGPGSPYARWFDIDWEAQGGQVLLPVLGGPVGAELAHLRVDGDVLRYHDHVFPLREGTADLPLPRLLDAQWYRPAWWRLARTELNYRRFFSISELIGVRVEDPEVFEATHGTILRLLHEGVVDGLRVDHPDGLADPDGYLERLHGASRGRWTVVEKILADGERLPDSWPVAGTTGYDALRRVDGLFTDPAGAGELLGHYRRFAAPQTDRGGDWAATVRRAAYGVLGHELAAETERLTRAASRVCATSADPALRDRAPWALRTALEELLVRLEVYRPYASGDPAAVVTEEAAEAARQAFVVPQEAGAVDVVRGLVLGGEGPSGAEFRARFAQTSSALRAKSVEDTAFYRYVPLLSANEVGGDPGAPGVSPAGFHTYCARVQRDWPATGTVVSTHDTKRSADVRAALAVLTECPQRWADVLEQAMRTREDATDGAADGPADAMADAQLAWAAWQTVFGLGPAAPERVQEALLKHVREAGLYTSWTEQEPPYEEAVAAFVAAGPCGAPGEGVAALRAALEPYVRANVLGTALVHLTMPGVPDLYQGTESEYRALVDPDNRRPVRFPPADPGVKDAVTAAALRLRRRRPDAFGERATYEPLPAEGAAAEHCLAFARSGRVVTAVTRLSLRLAGTGGWRETRLTLPPGRWVDVLAEEREPARAFTGHARVADLFERLPVALLERAD